In the Populus trichocarpa isolate Nisqually-1 chromosome 1, P.trichocarpa_v4.1, whole genome shotgun sequence genome, one interval contains:
- the LOC7470752 gene encoding telomere repeat-binding factor 1 isoform X2 produces the protein MGAPKQKWTAEEEAALKAGVIKHGAGKWRTILKDPEFSGVLYLRSNVDLKDKWRNISVMVNGYGSREKPKLAPKMVHHVLRQDENPMAVDQTDEDISDAKPLAVSSGALLVANPKRTTVRLDNLIMEAITSLKEPGGSHKTAIASYIEEQYWPPNDFKRILSAKLKYLAANGKLIKVKRKYRIAPTSVFAERRRVSPLLLEGRQRISPKIERDGFNMFTMSQIDLDLGRMRTMTAEQAAEVAARAVAEAEAAIAVAEEATREAETAEADAEAAQAFAETARKTLKGRTTPKMTIRS, from the exons ATGGGTGCACCGAAACAGAAATGGAcagcagaagaagaagcagcgCTAAAAGCTGGAGTTATTAAGCATGGAGCTGGAAAATGGCGCACGATTCTTAAAGATCCAGAATTTAGTGGTGTCTTGTATCTGCGTTCAAATGTGGATCTTAAG GACAAATGGAGAAACATAAGTGTAATGGTAAATGGCTATGGATCAAGAGAGAAGCCTAAGTTAGCACCTAAGATGGTGCACCATGTCCTAAGACAGGATGAGAACCCTATGGCTGTTGATCAAACCGATGAAGATATTTCAGATGCCAAGCCTCTTGCAGTTAGCAGTGGTGCATTGCTGGTTGCTAATCCAAAGAGAACTACTGTAAG GCTGGATAATCTTATAATGGAGGCAATAACTAGCTTGAAGGAGCCTGGGGGCTCACATAAGACAGCAATTGCTTCATACATAGAG GAACAATATTGGCCACCAAATGACTTTAAGAGGATATTATCAGCGAAATTGAAGTATTTGGCAGCTAATGGTAAACTGATTAAG GTTAAACGGAAGTATAGAATTGCACCTACTTCAGTGTTTGCCGAGAGAAGAAGGGTTTCTCCCTTACTATTGGAAGGAAGACAGAGGATCTCTCCTAAAATTGAAAGGGATGGTTTCAATATGTTTACAATGTCTCAGATTGATTTGGATCTGGGCAGGATGAGGACTATGACTGCAGAACAGGCTGCTGAGGTAGCAGCTCGAGCAGTTGCGGAGGCAGAAGCTGCCATAGCAGTAGCTGAAGAGGCAACAAGGGAGGCTGAGACAGCAGAAGCTGACGCAGAGGCAGCACAAGCATTTGCTGAAACAGCTAGGAAGACACTGAAAGGAAGGACCACCCCCAAGATG ACGATTCGATCTTGA
- the LOC7470752 gene encoding telomere repeat-binding factor 1 isoform X1: MGAPKQKWTAEEEAALKAGVIKHGAGKWRTILKDPEFSGVLYLRSNVDLKDKWRNISVMVNGYGSREKPKLAPKMVHHVLRQDENPMAVDQTDEDISDAKPLAVSSGALLVANPKRTTVRLDNLIMEAITSLKEPGGSHKTAIASYIEEQYWPPNDFKRILSAKLKYLAANGKLIKVKRKYRIAPTSVFAERRRVSPLLLEGRQRISPKIERDGFNMFTMSQIDLDLGRMRTMTAEQAAEVAARAVAEAEAAIAVAEEATREAETAEADAEAAQAFAETARKTLKGRTTPKMVDFITASFLNDLF, encoded by the exons ATGGGTGCACCGAAACAGAAATGGAcagcagaagaagaagcagcgCTAAAAGCTGGAGTTATTAAGCATGGAGCTGGAAAATGGCGCACGATTCTTAAAGATCCAGAATTTAGTGGTGTCTTGTATCTGCGTTCAAATGTGGATCTTAAG GACAAATGGAGAAACATAAGTGTAATGGTAAATGGCTATGGATCAAGAGAGAAGCCTAAGTTAGCACCTAAGATGGTGCACCATGTCCTAAGACAGGATGAGAACCCTATGGCTGTTGATCAAACCGATGAAGATATTTCAGATGCCAAGCCTCTTGCAGTTAGCAGTGGTGCATTGCTGGTTGCTAATCCAAAGAGAACTACTGTAAG GCTGGATAATCTTATAATGGAGGCAATAACTAGCTTGAAGGAGCCTGGGGGCTCACATAAGACAGCAATTGCTTCATACATAGAG GAACAATATTGGCCACCAAATGACTTTAAGAGGATATTATCAGCGAAATTGAAGTATTTGGCAGCTAATGGTAAACTGATTAAG GTTAAACGGAAGTATAGAATTGCACCTACTTCAGTGTTTGCCGAGAGAAGAAGGGTTTCTCCCTTACTATTGGAAGGAAGACAGAGGATCTCTCCTAAAATTGAAAGGGATGGTTTCAATATGTTTACAATGTCTCAGATTGATTTGGATCTGGGCAGGATGAGGACTATGACTGCAGAACAGGCTGCTGAGGTAGCAGCTCGAGCAGTTGCGGAGGCAGAAGCTGCCATAGCAGTAGCTGAAGAGGCAACAAGGGAGGCTGAGACAGCAGAAGCTGACGCAGAGGCAGCACAAGCATTTGCTGAAACAGCTAGGAAGACACTGAAAGGAAGGACCACCCCCAAGATGGTAGACTTTATCACTGCATCTTTTCtgaatgatttgttttga
- the LOC18095173 gene encoding LOW QUALITY PROTEIN: nucleobase-ascorbate transporter 4 (The sequence of the model RefSeq protein was modified relative to this genomic sequence to represent the inferred CDS: deleted 2 bases in 2 codons), with product MAVGGAAKVGVFAPFPVKDQLPGVDFCVSSSPSWPEAILLGFQHYLVMLGTTVIIPSIFVLLISRFNVEKAEMINTLLFVAGINSLLQTWFGTRLPVVIGGSYAFSIPTITISLSTNNSTNVIFLTPRQLAKCVEIGILALLFVVFISQFVPHMMKSRSTICSRFAVLFAIAVVWAYAAVLTVAGAYNNKHPDTQLSSRVDRAGLISAAPWIKVPYPFQWGRPTFDAGDVFAMMAACFVAIVESTGTIIEVSRYGSATPLPPSVLSRGIGWL from the exons aTGGCAGTTGGAGGCGCTGCTAAAGTTGGTGTGTTCGCACCATTTCCTGTCAAAGACCAGCTCCCTGGCGTTGATTTCTGTGTCTCCAGCTCTCCTTCTTGGC CTGAAGCAATACTACTAGGTTTTCAGCATTACCTAGTGATGCTCGGGACTACTGTGATCATTCCTTCCATATTCGTTCTTTTGATTAGCCGTTTCAAT GTGGAGAAGGCTGAGATGATTAACACGCTGCTCTTTGTTGCGGGTATA AACTCTCTATTGCAGACATGGTTCGGCACTCGGCTTCCTGTGGTCATTGGAGGATCCTATGCTTTTAGCATCCCCACAATAACCATTTCTTTATCTACTAACAATAGCACTAATGTCATATTTCTTACTCCACGTCAG CTGGCAAAATGTGTTGAAATTGGAATCCTGGCACTCCTTTTCGTGGTCTTCATATCTCAG TTTGTTCCTCACATGATGAAATCAAGGAGCACCATATGCAGTCGGTTTGCAGTTCTGTTTGCCATTGCAGTTGTATGGGCATATGCC GCAGTTTTGACTGTGGCTGGTGCATATAATAATAAGCATCCAGACACACAACTTAGCTCTCGTGTTGATCGTGCTGGGCTCATTAGTGCTGCTCCTTG GATAAAGGTTCCATATCCATTTCAATGGGGACGTCCCACTTTTGACGCTGGTGATGTTTTTGCGATGATGGCTGCTTGTTTTGTTGCTATAGTTGAG TCTACTGGTACAATTATTGAGGTATCAAGATATGGGAGTGCCACTCCTCTGCCTCCTTCTGTACTCAGCCGTGGTATTGGATGGCTG TGA